Proteins from a genomic interval of Equus przewalskii isolate Varuska chromosome 32, EquPr2, whole genome shotgun sequence:
- the LOC103558190 gene encoding tubulin alpha chain-like has translation MVKCDPYHGQYVECCMLYCGEVVSKDVNAAIATIKTKHTIQFVDWCTTAFKVDINYRPPTVVPRGKVQLVVYLLSNTTVVAEAWVCLYHKFDLMYAKLAFVHLYVGEGMVERVFSQAQKDLATLEKDYKETEKWKKREAKLYCRGYKTSKCGASRQILVSGNSESEFMAVDLRNWRFIKHSEQFL, from the exons ATGGTCAAGTGTGACCCTTATCATGGCCAATATGTGGAATGCTGCATGCTCTACTGTGGAGAAGTGGTATCCAAGGATGTGAATGCTGCCATTGCCACTATCAAGACAAAGCACACCATCCAGTTTGTGGACTGGTGTACCACAGCTTTCAAGGTTGACATCAACTACCGGCCCCCCACAGTGGTGCCTAGGGGCAAAGTACAGTTGGTGGTCTACTTGCTAAGTAATACCACAGTCGTTGCTGAGGCTTGGGTCTGTCTATACCACAAATTTGATCTGATGTATGCCAAGCTGGCATTTGTGCACTTGTATGTGGGTGAGGGCATGGTAGAAAGAGTGTTCTCTCAAGCTCAAAAGGACCTAGCCACCCTGGAGAAGGATTATAAAGAA acggagaaatggaagaagagagaggcaaagttATATTGCCGAGGTTACAAGACTAGTAAATGTGGAGCATCACGACAGATCCTTGTGTCTGGAAATAGTGAATCAGAATTTATGGCAGTGGATCTTAGAAACTGGCGTTTTATCAAGCACTCTGAGCAATTTTTGTAG